One Clostridium novyi NT genomic window carries:
- the ytxC gene encoding putative sporulation protein YtxC — protein MLLLTIICDNKEDIIYDLNKMKIYFEEKGIILGIYENISADLHFIKIFCKENELDTKQKNKFGLYISNIIYNIVVKKFYREELYSYLTDSYFFLKYDEMQEVMDRTIEILNNTEKITDEDAIYCMNKKNNIINKIKECVDENSTININGFLTFRMKELRGDFESIVNKVVEKYVSQREYDEFIKLLKYFVDVQENKIKEVNITIKEDGSYIIEDDKGKDLMNDIIGELAGINSIEDVQVDDLIISGLITYCPKNIIIHRRKNSKNKEMINTIEKVFENRVKFCEN, from the coding sequence GTGTTATTACTGACAATTATATGTGACAATAAAGAAGATATAATATATGATTTAAACAAGATGAAGATATATTTCGAAGAAAAAGGCATAATACTTGGGATTTATGAAAATATAAGTGCTGATTTACACTTTATAAAAATATTTTGTAAAGAAAATGAATTAGATACAAAACAAAAAAATAAATTTGGTTTATATATATCAAATATTATATATAATATTGTTGTTAAAAAGTTTTATAGAGAAGAATTGTATTCTTATTTAACAGACTCATACTTTTTCTTAAAATATGATGAAATGCAAGAAGTTATGGATAGAACTATAGAGATTTTAAATAATACAGAGAAAATTACTGATGAAGATGCTATATATTGCATGAATAAAAAGAATAATATAATAAATAAAATAAAAGAATGTGTAGATGAAAATTCAACAATTAATATAAATGGATTTCTTACCTTTAGAATGAAGGAATTAAGAGGAGACTTTGAAAGTATAGTAAACAAAGTTGTAGAAAAATATGTATCTCAAAGGGAATATGATGAGTTTATAAAACTTCTAAAGTATTTTGTTGATGTACAAGAAAATAAAATAAAAGAAGTGAATATAACTATAAAAGAAGATGGAAGTTATATAATAGAAGATGATAAGGGAAAAGACCTTATGAATGATATAATAGGAGAACTCGCAGGCATCAATAGTATTGAAGATGTTCAAGTGGATGATCTTATTATAAGTGGACTTATAACTTATTGTCCTAAAAATATAATAATACACCGAAGGAAAAATTCCAAAAATAAAGAAATGATAAATACTATTGAAAAAGTTTTTGAAAACAGAGTTAAATTTTGTGAAAATTGA
- the thrS gene encoding threonine--tRNA ligase — translation MIKITLKDGKVLEVEKGLTVSEIAARISTSLRKKALGAKINGEKAELMDVINEDSTLEILTFEDQEGKDTLRHTASHILAQAVKRLYPEVKLAIGPSIENGFYYDFDAEFSFTPEILEKIEKEMNKIVKENLQLKKFTKSREDAINFMKERNEDYKVELIEDLPEESIISFYEQGDFVDLCAGPHVPSTKEVKAIKLLSVAGAYWRGNENNKMLQRIYGTAFTKKAELEEYLHMLEEAKKRDHRKLGKELGLFDLKEEGPGFPFFYPKGMILRNTLENYWREMHEKAGYGEIRTPIILNEKLWHQSGHWDHYKENMYFTKIDGEDYAIKPMNCPGSILVYKSDLHSYRELPIRLGELGLVHRHEYSGALHGLMRVRNFTQDDAHIFMTKEQITSEILGVIKMIDNFYSLFGFEYFVELSTRPEDSMGSDEDWEAATNGLIKALNEAGLEYKINEGDGAFYGPKIDFHLRDCLGRTWQCGTIQLDFQMPERFDLSYVGADGEKHRPVMAHRVIFGSIERFIGILTEHYAGAFPTWLAPVQVKIMNITDNQVEYCKEIQKVLNENGIRVELDLRNEKIGYKIREAQLQKIPYMLVLGDKEMNEKTIAVRARKQGDLGAMNLTDFVAMVKKEIEEKTNCL, via the coding sequence ATGATAAAAATAACTTTAAAAGATGGAAAAGTATTAGAAGTTGAAAAAGGCTTAACAGTTTCAGAAATAGCTGCTAGAATAAGCACTTCATTAAGAAAAAAAGCTTTAGGAGCTAAAATAAATGGAGAAAAAGCTGAACTTATGGATGTTATAAATGAGGACAGCACTTTAGAAATATTAACTTTTGAAGATCAAGAAGGAAAAGATACTTTAAGACATACAGCATCACATATACTTGCTCAAGCAGTAAAAAGATTATACCCAGAAGTTAAACTTGCAATAGGACCTTCAATAGAAAATGGATTCTATTATGACTTTGATGCAGAGTTTTCTTTCACTCCAGAAATTCTTGAAAAAATAGAAAAAGAAATGAACAAAATAGTTAAAGAAAATCTACAACTTAAAAAATTCACTAAGTCAAGAGAAGATGCAATTAACTTTATGAAAGAAAGAAATGAAGATTACAAAGTAGAACTTATAGAAGATCTACCAGAAGAGTCAATAATTTCATTCTATGAACAAGGAGATTTTGTAGACCTTTGTGCAGGACCTCACGTACCATCAACTAAAGAAGTTAAAGCTATAAAATTACTTTCTGTAGCAGGTGCTTATTGGAGAGGAAATGAAAACAATAAAATGTTACAAAGAATCTATGGAACAGCATTTACTAAAAAAGCGGAACTTGAAGAATATCTTCACATGCTTGAAGAAGCTAAAAAGAGAGACCACAGAAAACTTGGAAAAGAATTAGGATTATTTGATCTTAAAGAAGAAGGTCCAGGATTCCCATTCTTCTATCCAAAGGGAATGATTTTAAGAAATACTCTTGAAAACTACTGGAGAGAAATGCACGAAAAAGCAGGATACGGTGAAATAAGAACACCTATTATATTAAATGAAAAATTATGGCATCAATCAGGCCACTGGGATCACTACAAAGAAAATATGTACTTCACTAAAATAGATGGAGAAGACTATGCAATAAAACCAATGAACTGTCCAGGATCTATATTGGTTTATAAGAGCGATCTTCACTCATATAGAGAATTACCTATAAGACTTGGAGAACTTGGTCTTGTTCACAGACATGAATATTCAGGTGCATTACACGGACTTATGAGAGTTAGAAACTTTACTCAAGATGATGCTCATATATTTATGACAAAAGAACAAATTACTTCAGAAATATTAGGAGTAATTAAGATGATAGACAATTTCTACAGCCTATTTGGATTTGAATATTTCGTAGAACTTTCAACTAGACCAGAAGATTCTATGGGAAGCGATGAAGATTGGGAAGCAGCAACAAATGGTCTTATAAAAGCATTAAATGAAGCAGGTCTTGAATACAAGATTAACGAAGGAGACGGAGCATTCTATGGTCCAAAGATCGACTTCCATTTAAGAGATTGTTTAGGAAGAACTTGGCAATGTGGAACAATTCAATTAGATTTCCAAATGCCAGAAAGATTTGATTTAAGCTATGTAGGAGCAGATGGAGAAAAACACAGACCAGTAATGGCTCACAGAGTTATATTCGGAAGTATAGAAAGATTTATAGGAATTTTAACAGAACACTATGCAGGAGCATTCCCAACATGGCTTGCACCAGTACAAGTTAAAATAATGAATATAACAGATAATCAAGTTGAATACTGCAAAGAAATTCAAAAAGTATTAAATGAAAATGGAATAAGAGTAGAACTTGATTTAAGAAATGAAAAAATAGGATACAAAATCAGAGAAGCTCAGCTTCAAAAGATACCTTACATGCTAGTTCTTGGAGATAAAGAAATGAACGAAAAGACTATAGCAGTAAGAGCAAGAAAACAAGGAGATCTTGGAGCAATGAATTTAACTGACTTTGTTGCTATGGTAAAAAAAGAAATAGAAGAAAAAACAAATTGTTTATAA
- the infC gene encoding translation initiation factor IF-3, which produces MNEQIREKEVRLISETGEQLGVLNTREALKMAEEKELDLVMIASNSTPPVCKIMDYGKYLYEQTKKVKEAKKKQKVINIKEIRLSPTIEKHDIEIKANRTRKFLQAENKVKVTVRFRGREADYSYKGKKILDQFVSEIEDVCVIEKPAKLEGRNMILILAPKRA; this is translated from the coding sequence ATAAATGAACAAATAAGAGAAAAAGAAGTAAGACTTATAAGTGAGACTGGAGAACAACTTGGTGTTTTAAATACTAGAGAAGCTTTAAAGATGGCAGAAGAAAAAGAGCTTGATTTAGTTATGATAGCATCAAACAGTACTCCACCAGTTTGTAAGATAATGGATTATGGCAAGTACTTATACGAACAAACAAAAAAAGTTAAGGAAGCCAAAAAGAAACAAAAAGTTATAAATATAAAAGAAATCAGATTAAGTCCAACTATTGAAAAGCATGATATAGAAATCAAGGCTAATAGAACAAGAAAATTCTTACAAGCAGAAAATAAAGTTAAAGTCACTGTAAGATTTAGAGGAAGAGAAGCTGATTATTCCTATAAAGGAAAAAAAATATTAGATCAATTTGTATCTGAGATAGAAGATGTCTGTGTTATTGAAAAACCAGCTAAACTAGAAGGTAGAAATATGATTTTGATATTAGCTCCAAAAAGAGCTTAA